A window of Podarcis muralis chromosome 10, rPodMur119.hap1.1, whole genome shotgun sequence genomic DNA:
atAGGTTTAATACAGGgtggccataatcccttgagcataccagcacatccacaggagccctgcccagttgttatgccaaccctgatggtcccagACATAAGACCATCAAGGtaacaaagaacttgcatataggAGTGGATTCAACATGGACTGGAGCAAAGGACgatgatcagctcttccctctgggggcaggaaactgcaaactcccctttgtcacatggaaagtactcatggggagggggaaaggggggagccgGCCAGGTggcaggacactcaggttaccaccacaactcctccctcaacccctcctttttgtgatgtatcagtgatgtagttgtgatgtagttttAGGGGTGTAGTTTGAGGAATTAGTAACTactaaaagttggggtcttcttttgtacggggcttccatcttgtttcacctggtggcaggtgggagtcctgtcgcgacagttttCAGTAacgaccaagcctactggctgctgttttgctctggtattcctggcagctgtccttgttttttgtccaagggagccctcagatttcttcATTAACACtggtcctgcacccccaaaagctcCAGGCACAAGACTTTCATTAGCATTGAAGGGGCCATCGGATACTTGGTGATCTTTTCTTCAAAAGACAAATATTCTGAATAATTTTTAATTGATGTATGATATAAACAGCACTTCTGTTTTACATAATCCACATTGGAGAGATTTTGATACACAGGTCTGAGTTCATCGCTCCCCccgaaactgctgtgttagcagtactGCCAGCCTGAACAGTGtgtttgggggtcctgggctgcctagacaacaagacccccttctcagccaggcttatatggtcccaaggaaagcagagcagtacgttaggcaccagcttggctgcaggagttgaatgAAGAAGATGTGCaggacaccatccaactgtcttagagagtccactctggatttgtgtaatttctcctccatagccttttcttctcctgaagataactcACGAGGAAGCGAAGGAGTGCACCAAAGTATTACGACCAAAGTTTTCCTTCTCGAggagctcccttcccaggttgacgagccccatctgcccttcactttcctctgcagaatgggcagaatctgccttcttgactgtgggattcactgttgttctcatcctctccatccaccagggcctTTCTTCACCTGCAGCAGAATTCCCGAACCCACCAagaatttgagacccatcagatatcctcacctggtttagccggtcGGTTGAAGCTGTTCCTGGGATTGTGGCCCGTATTGCATCCTGAAAGCTTCTGGAAGCcagaggtgagagctgagtgcagggtggggaccaatggtGGATAAATTACCCCAGAAGGTGCATGACATTTcccccaccaaaggtactaccgctcccctaacaccccatggcATCGTATGATTATGATCTTTAAGACAGAACAGGAATAAATTCATGTCCCCTTCAAGCCATTAATGAATCAATACTACATTTTCAAGATACTACACATTCCACTAAGTACAGTTTATCTATTTGCcttgaatatcctgcttttcagtgtcATTTTAGGATAGTCCTGCGTCAGAAGACGGGCACGAGATCAGACAGCACATCGTTCTTTAAAATATCAAGCTGCTTTATTAACATTGATTGAAGATTTTGAAAGTTGCTCATAAATTACTATCATTTGACATTGCAACTTCCCCTGGGAACATGGGTAGGAGGTGAGGGAATGTAGGAGACGTTGAAATAGGAGAAGGTGCAAATGGAGCTTGATGTGTTCTCTTTCGCTTTTTTCTCTTCCTTGAAACCAAAATAGGAttccctttcctcccactctgaagaaggagatggagaagacAGTCAGAACTCCAGGGGATGGGGCACAATTCCTCCCCATTAGGgatagaaattaaaatgtgtgaaatgcgGAATATGCATCAttgaatgagcacacatagttcacatcaacgACCTCCAGCAGGGGAGAAACAGTTTAaaggtatggagtgtgggaaacgTTTCACTGATATTGGAAAACTTAGAACAAATCAGCGGACTCACATGGGCAGGAAAGGACTGCAATGCGGGGAGTGTGGGAAGAACTTCAGTCAACATGGACACTTAAGattacatcaacggactcacacaagGGAAAAAACTTTTAAATGTCTGGATTGTGGAAAGAACTTCTATCGGAGTGATAAACTTAGgagacatcaacggattcacacgggggagaaaccatttaaatgcatggagtgtggaaagcgcttcagtcagaaaggaaaccttagaacacatcaacagactcacacaggggagaaaccatttaaatgcatggagtgcggaaagagcttctatCGGAGTGAtaaacttagaacacatcaacggactcacacgggggagaaaccatttaaatgcatgcagtgcggaaagagcttctatCGGAGTGAtaaacttagaacacatcaacagactcacacaggggagaaaccatataaatgtatagagtgcggaaagagctttactgataatggacaccttagaagtcatcaacggactcacacaggggagaaaccatataaatgtatagagtgcggaaagagctttactgataatggacaccttagaagtcatcaacagactcacacaggggagaaaccatataaatgtatagagtgcggaaagagctttagtgataatggaacccttagaagacatcaacggactcacacaggagagaaaccatttaaatgcctggagtgcggaaagagctttactgAAAATGaacaccttagaacacatcaacggactcacacaggggagaaaccatttaaatgcctggagtgcggaaagagcttcagtcagaatggagaccttaaattacaccagcggattcacacaggggagaaaccatataaatgtatggagtgtgagaagagttttagaattagtggaaaccttagaagacatcaacggactcacacaggggagaaaccatttaaatgcctggagtgcggaaagagcttcagtcagaatggagaccttaaattacaccagcggattcacacaggggagaaaccatataaatgtctggaGTTTGGAAAGAGCTTTTCTGATAATGaacaccttagaagacatcaacggactcacacaggagagaaaccatttaaatgcctggagtgcggaaagagctttactgATAATGaacaccttagaacacatcaacggactcatacaggggagaaaccatataaatgtatagagtgcagaaagagctttagtgataatgtaagccttagaacacatcaaccgactcacacaggggagaaaccatataaatgcatggagtgtggaaagcgcttcagtcagaatggaaaccttagaacacatcaacggactcacacaggggagaaaccatttaaatgcatggagtgcggaaagagcttctatCGGAGTGAtaaacttagaacacatcaacggactcacacgggggagaaaccatttaaatgcatgcagtgcggaaagagcttctatCGGAGTGAtaaacttagaacacatcaacagactcacacaggggagaaaccatataaatgtatagagtgcggaaa
This region includes:
- the LOC114605972 gene encoding uncharacterized protein LOC114605972, whose product is MSTHSSHQRPPAGEKQFKGMECGKRFTDIGKLRTNQRTHMGRKGLQCGECGKNFSQHGHLRLHQRTHTREKTFKCLDCGKNFYRSDKLRRHQRIHTGEKPFKCMECGKRFSQKGNLRTHQQTHTGEKPFKCMECGKSFYRSDKLRTHQRTHTGEKPFKCMQCGKSFYRSDKLRTHQQTHTGEKPYKCIECGKSFTDNGHLRSHQRTHTGEKPYKCIECGKSFTDNGHLRSHQQTHTGEKPYKCIECGKSFSDNGTLRRHQRTHTGEKPFKCLECGKSFTENEHLRTHQRTHTGEKPFKCLECGKSFSQNGDLKLHQRIHTGEKPYKCMECEKSFRISGNLRRHQRTHTGEKPFKCLECGKSFSQNGDLKLHQRIHTGEKPYKCLEFGKSFSDNEHLRRHQRTHTGEKPFKCLECGKSFTDNEHLRTHQRTHTGEKPYKCIECRKSFSDNVSLRTHQPTHTGEKPYKCMECGKRFSQNGNLRTHQRTHTGEKPFKCMECGKSFYRSDKLRTHQRTHTGEKPFKCMQCGKSFYRSDKLRTHQQTHTGEKPYKCIECGKSFTDNGHLRSHQRTHTGEKPYKCIECGKSFTDNGHLRSHQRTHTGEKPYKCIECGKSFSDNGTLRRHQRTHTGEKPFKCLECGKSFTENEHLRTHQRTHTGEKPFKCLECGKSFSQNGDLKLHQRIHTGEKPYKCLECGKSFSQNGKLRRHQRTHTGEKPFKCLECGKSFSQNGDLKLHQRIHTGEKPYKCMECEKIFRISGNLRRHQRIHTGEKPFKCLECGKSFTDNEHLRTHQRTHTGEKPYKCMECEKSFSISGSLRRHQRTHTGEKPFKCLECGKSFSQNGDLKLHQRIHTGEKPYKCLECGKSFSENGKLRTHQWTHTGEKPFKCMECGKSFSQNATLRRHQRTHTGEKPFNCIECGKSFSQNGILRKHQQTHRGETV